One genomic segment of Rhizorhabdus phycosphaerae includes these proteins:
- a CDS encoding protein-disulfide reductase DsbD family protein, translated as MKTILPILSRCVALLLLALGASTASAAHIAVKLVAESSQPAPGARSAVALSMTPEATWHGYWENPGDAGAPVTVEWALPPGVTIGAFRYPVPERLIVSGLMNYVYERPYALIAPLSVAKSVKPGTRLRVTGKLRWLACSPTICVPEQGTVALNLVAGSGAVQPAMRQSFDGWRAKLPLPLGQPASFEKRGESVRIAIPFPRGRPVAKPYFYPSTDGVIDYAAPQTVSRRDDRLIVETKAARGAAMPQRIEGVIAIGPDRGLSVVARPGTVPAAGVPIAAEGEEGSGGSWRLFALALGGAILGGLLLNAMPCVFPILSLKALSLARSGETDGQARREALSYSAGVMLSCVALGLLLLALRAAGTTAGWGFQLQDPRIVFVLLLLVVAIALNLAGLFELRAIGIGDAMTRGSGAKPAFWTGVLATVIATPCSGPFMAGAVAAALTLAPVAALAVFAGLGFGLALPFLAIGFVPALRRRLPKPGAWMNRLRRILSVPMFLTALGLAWVLGRQAGVNPQVMALGAALLLGLALWWVGTRQAEGKARSWLPVAPALAAAAALFLVLPAQGGGATVEGAQQAEAGEGSDARFDETKLAALQAAGKPVFLYFTADWCLTCKVNEQAAIARPAVRDAFAKAGVTVMVGDWTNGDPAISRFLEAQGRSGVPLYLFYRRDGGVDTLPQLLTPGMLTALAA; from the coding sequence ATGAAGACCATCCTGCCGATCCTGTCGCGCTGCGTCGCGCTGCTCCTGCTGGCGCTGGGGGCGTCGACGGCGTCCGCCGCGCATATCGCGGTGAAGCTGGTCGCCGAGAGCAGCCAGCCCGCGCCGGGCGCGCGCAGCGCCGTCGCGCTGTCGATGACGCCCGAGGCGACATGGCACGGTTATTGGGAAAATCCGGGCGACGCGGGTGCGCCCGTCACGGTCGAATGGGCGCTGCCGCCCGGCGTCACGATCGGCGCCTTCCGCTATCCGGTGCCCGAGCGGCTGATCGTCTCCGGCCTGATGAACTATGTCTACGAGCGGCCCTATGCGCTGATCGCGCCGCTGTCGGTGGCGAAGTCTGTGAAGCCGGGCACGCGGCTGCGCGTGACGGGCAAGCTGCGCTGGCTCGCCTGCTCGCCCACCATCTGCGTGCCCGAGCAGGGAACTGTGGCGCTCAATCTGGTCGCGGGCAGCGGCGCGGTGCAGCCGGCGATGCGCCAGAGCTTCGATGGCTGGCGCGCGAAGCTGCCGCTGCCGCTGGGCCAGCCCGCCAGCTTCGAGAAGCGCGGCGAGAGCGTCCGGATCGCGATCCCCTTCCCGCGCGGGCGGCCGGTGGCGAAACCCTATTTCTACCCCTCGACCGACGGCGTGATCGACTATGCCGCGCCGCAGACCGTGAGCCGGCGTGACGATCGCCTGATCGTCGAGACGAAGGCGGCGCGCGGTGCCGCCATGCCGCAGCGGATCGAGGGCGTGATCGCGATCGGGCCTGATCGCGGCCTGTCGGTGGTCGCTCGGCCCGGTACCGTGCCGGCGGCCGGCGTGCCGATCGCGGCCGAGGGCGAAGAAGGCTCCGGTGGCAGCTGGCGGCTGTTCGCGCTGGCGTTGGGCGGCGCGATCCTGGGCGGGTTGCTGCTCAACGCCATGCCCTGCGTCTTCCCGATCCTGAGCCTGAAGGCGCTGAGCCTCGCGCGCAGCGGCGAGACCGACGGGCAGGCGCGGCGCGAGGCGCTCTCCTATTCTGCGGGCGTAATGCTCAGCTGCGTAGCGCTGGGGCTGCTTCTGCTGGCCTTGCGCGCGGCGGGGACGACGGCGGGCTGGGGTTTCCAGCTGCAGGATCCGCGGATCGTGTTCGTGCTGCTGCTGCTCGTGGTCGCCATCGCGCTCAACCTCGCGGGGCTGTTCGAACTGCGTGCGATCGGGATCGGCGACGCGATGACGCGCGGCTCGGGCGCTAAGCCCGCTTTCTGGACCGGCGTGCTGGCCACCGTGATCGCGACCCCGTGCAGCGGGCCGTTCATGGCGGGCGCTGTCGCGGCGGCGCTGACGCTCGCGCCGGTTGCGGCGCTGGCGGTGTTCGCGGGGCTCGGCTTCGGCCTGGCCCTGCCGTTCCTCGCGATCGGCTTCGTGCCCGCGCTACGGCGTCGGCTGCCCAAGCCGGGTGCCTGGATGAACCGGCTGCGGCGCATATTGTCGGTGCCGATGTTCCTGACCGCGCTCGGCCTCGCCTGGGTGCTGGGGCGGCAGGCGGGGGTCAATCCGCAGGTCATGGCGCTCGGCGCCGCGCTGCTGCTCGGGCTCGCTCTGTGGTGGGTCGGGACGCGGCAGGCCGAGGGCAAGGCGCGCAGCTGGCTGCCGGTCGCGCCCGCGCTGGCGGCGGCGGCGGCGCTCTTTCTCGTCCTGCCGGCGCAGGGCGGTGGCGCGACAGTCGAGGGCGCTCAGCAGGCCGAGGCGGGCGAAGGGAGCGACGCCCGCTTCGACGAGACGAAGCTCGCGGCGTTGCAGGCGGCGGGCAAGCCGGTCTTTCTCTATTTCACGGCCGACTGGTGCCTGACCTGCAAGGTCAACGAACAGGCCGCGATTGCGCGACCCGCCGTGCGCGATGCCTTTGCCAAGGCCGGGGTCACGGTGATGGTCGGCGACTGGACCAATGGCGATCCCGCGATCAGCCGCTTCCTCGAGGCGCAGGGGCGCTCGGGCGTGCCGCTTTACCTCTTCTACCGTCGTGACGGCGGGGTGGACACGCTGCCCCAGCTGCTCACCCCCGGCATGCTGACCGCGCTGGCAGCCTGA
- a CDS encoding DEAD/DEAH box helicase: protein MELKLYQDRALDALRRFLATAKVKAPAQAYAETVAGADLGSYGRGGYTPVDGLEATPYCCLRLPTGGGKTLLAAHAIKVAADSYMDRPFVPVIWLVPSSAIQVQTLDALKQPRHPYRMALEEAFGGAVAVFDISERRQIRPKDFLEKTVIIVATYQAFRVEDKSDRNVYADDENLEDHFRDARMGEGLDVVEKGPRRGEIALSFANVLYRQRPLMILDEAHNFMTGLSGGTKARLNPAAIIELTATPKPKSNVIAVATAMELKAEDMIKMPVHLSQHGSWQQAIAHAVQNRAWLAGIAAKDPAGIRPIALYQAQPAAEGNEATVEAVKAHLIEVERIPEEAVVIATGDQRGLDGVNLFDPTCKVEHVITVQALKEGWDCSYAYVFCSLASIRAAGAVEQLLGRVLRMPFATRRASEELNRAYAHVSERSFAEAASGLMDRLIEMGFDERSAREAILDMPEQFSLEGGDIGPLYRIPEPVKLTVQERPDVSGWSAQARDALRMADDGAGKVLVVIASDASDEVKREIANAMEPIAPGTVEAVERNIQQTETAKSPAARGVPFAVPQLHIMVQDELELAYPESFVDLAGWDLLAHDADLPGFTLTEQPDSYEFDIEGDRLVYSHVATSLELALDGATHWDAAALARFLDKETRQLHTGQESYLEYCRRVVFRLVQDRGIPLAALVRGKYALKRAVLARVAQLRAETGRRGVQLFLDGTGLPDSPGPALHRFDPYRYEARNPYQGSFRFRKHYYAAIGDLKAKGEEFECAQAIDRLDAIKHWVRNVDRAPGAYRLPTSTDFFYPDFVAELKDGRQLVIEYKGRLDDDSAEKNNIGLKAEETSGGKLLFLMAVKQDDAGRGVTEQILHKLGLGG, encoded by the coding sequence ATGGAACTGAAGCTCTATCAGGACCGGGCGCTGGACGCTCTGCGCCGGTTTCTCGCCACTGCGAAGGTCAAGGCACCGGCGCAAGCCTATGCCGAAACGGTGGCGGGAGCCGACCTCGGGAGCTACGGGCGCGGCGGCTACACGCCGGTCGACGGTCTGGAAGCCACGCCCTATTGCTGCCTCCGCCTGCCCACCGGCGGCGGCAAGACCTTGCTCGCGGCGCATGCGATCAAGGTAGCGGCGGACAGCTATATGGACCGGCCGTTCGTCCCGGTTATCTGGCTGGTGCCATCGAGCGCCATTCAGGTGCAGACGCTGGATGCGCTGAAACAGCCGCGCCACCCCTATCGCATGGCGCTGGAGGAAGCCTTTGGCGGAGCCGTTGCCGTGTTCGACATTTCCGAGCGGCGGCAAATCCGGCCGAAGGATTTTCTGGAAAAGACCGTCATCATCGTCGCCACCTATCAGGCGTTCCGCGTCGAGGACAAAAGCGACCGCAACGTCTATGCCGACGACGAGAACCTGGAGGATCATTTCCGCGACGCCAGAATGGGCGAAGGGCTGGACGTGGTGGAAAAGGGCCCGCGCCGGGGCGAGATCGCGCTGTCCTTCGCCAATGTCCTGTATCGCCAGCGGCCTTTGATGATCCTGGATGAAGCGCATAATTTCATGACCGGGCTGTCGGGCGGCACCAAGGCCCGGCTCAATCCCGCCGCGATCATCGAACTGACGGCGACGCCCAAGCCCAAATCGAACGTCATCGCCGTCGCTACCGCCATGGAGTTGAAGGCGGAGGACATGATCAAGATGCCGGTCCATCTGTCACAGCATGGCAGTTGGCAACAGGCGATAGCCCATGCCGTACAGAACCGGGCGTGGCTGGCCGGCATTGCGGCCAAGGACCCTGCGGGCATCCGCCCCATCGCGCTCTATCAGGCGCAGCCCGCAGCCGAGGGTAATGAAGCCACTGTGGAGGCTGTGAAGGCGCATCTGATCGAGGTGGAGCGCATTCCCGAAGAGGCCGTCGTCATCGCCACGGGCGACCAGCGCGGACTGGACGGCGTCAACCTGTTCGATCCGACCTGCAAGGTGGAACATGTCATCACGGTGCAGGCGCTGAAAGAGGGCTGGGATTGCTCCTATGCCTATGTGTTCTGTTCGCTCGCCAGCATCCGCGCAGCCGGCGCGGTGGAGCAGTTGCTGGGCCGGGTGCTGCGAATGCCCTTCGCCACCCGGCGAGCGTCGGAAGAGTTGAACCGGGCCTATGCCCATGTGTCCGAGAGGTCCTTCGCAGAGGCCGCCAGCGGATTGATGGACCGCCTGATCGAAATGGGCTTCGATGAACGTAGCGCCCGCGAGGCCATTCTCGACATGCCCGAGCAATTCTCGCTCGAAGGCGGAGACATTGGCCCGCTCTATCGGATTCCGGAACCGGTGAAGCTGACCGTGCAGGAACGGCCCGATGTGAGCGGCTGGTCCGCCCAAGCGCGCGACGCCCTGCGCATGGCCGATGACGGCGCGGGCAAAGTCCTGGTGGTTATCGCGTCCGATGCCAGCGACGAGGTGAAGCGAGAGATCGCCAACGCCATGGAACCGATCGCACCGGGTACCGTCGAGGCAGTGGAGCGCAACATCCAGCAGACCGAAACGGCCAAGTCACCGGCAGCGCGCGGCGTCCCCTTCGCCGTGCCGCAATTGCACATCATGGTGCAGGACGAACTGGAGCTGGCCTATCCGGAATCCTTCGTCGATCTGGCAGGCTGGGATCTGCTCGCGCATGACGCCGACCTCCCGGGCTTCACGCTCACCGAACAGCCGGACAGTTACGAGTTCGATATCGAGGGCGACCGGCTCGTCTACAGCCACGTCGCGACCTCGCTGGAGCTTGCGCTGGACGGCGCAACGCATTGGGACGCGGCAGCCCTGGCGCGCTTTCTCGACAAGGAAACCCGCCAGTTGCACACCGGGCAGGAAAGTTACCTGGAATATTGCAGGCGCGTCGTCTTCAGGCTGGTTCAAGATCGCGGCATTCCCCTCGCCGCACTGGTACGGGGAAAATATGCTCTGAAACGCGCCGTGCTGGCGCGCGTCGCACAACTGCGCGCAGAGACAGGCCGACGCGGCGTCCAGTTGTTCCTCGACGGAACGGGACTGCCAGACAGCCCCGGCCCGGCGCTCCACCGCTTCGACCCGTACCGCTACGAGGCCAGAAATCCCTACCAGGGCAGTTTCCGCTTCCGGAAGCATTATTATGCAGCGATCGGCGACCTGAAGGCGAAGGGCGAGGAATTCGAGTGCGCACAGGCAATCGATCGGCTGGACGCGATCAAGCATTGGGTTCGCAATGTCGACCGGGCCCCAGGTGCCTACCGGCTACCCACATCGACCGACTTTTTCTACCCTGACTTCGTGGCCGAACTGAAAGACGGACGACAGCTTGTAATAGAATATAAGGGTCGCCTGGACGACGACTCCGCCGAGAAGAACAATATCGGCCTGAAGGCGGAAGAAACGAGCGGCGGAAAGCTGCTGTTCCTGATGGCGGTCAAACAGGATGACGCCGGTCGTGGCGTCACCGAACAGATCCTGCACAAGCTCGGTTTGGGCGGCTGA
- a CDS encoding DUF1289 domain-containing protein — protein sequence MAIASPCTGICRIEPRNGLCEGCLRTIDEIIAWPAADDATRRAVLDRLPERAEAGREGFRTD from the coding sequence ATGGCGATCGCCTCACCCTGCACCGGCATCTGCCGGATCGAGCCGCGCAACGGGCTGTGCGAAGGTTGCCTGCGCACGATAGACGAGATCATAGCCTGGCCCGCTGCCGATGATGCGACCCGGCGGGCGGTGCTCGATCGTCTTCCAGAGCGGGCCGAGGCCGGGCGCGAAGGCTTCAGGACAGACTGA
- a CDS encoding DUF983 domain-containing protein, whose amino-acid sequence MNRPSTGGERDLRGAIMRGLRMRCPACDGAPLFRRYLKPVPHCPSCGQDWTLHQADDMPAYLVVLILGHLLVPIVVMVNASYDPPLMIEMFLWPAIALVLALLMLQPLKGGVIGFQWARRMHGFARG is encoded by the coding sequence ATGAACCGACCATCGACCGGCGGCGAGCGCGATCTGCGTGGTGCCATAATGCGCGGGCTGCGGATGCGCTGCCCCGCCTGCGACGGGGCGCCGCTGTTCCGCCGCTATCTGAAGCCGGTGCCGCATTGCCCGTCCTGCGGGCAGGACTGGACGCTGCACCAGGCCGACGACATGCCCGCTTATCTGGTCGTGCTGATCCTCGGCCATCTGCTGGTGCCGATCGTCGTCATGGTCAACGCCAGCTATGATCCGCCACTGATGATCGAGATGTTCCTGTGGCCGGCGATCGCGCTGGTGCTGGCGCTGCTGATGCTGCAACCGCTGAAGGGCGGGGTGATCGGCTTTCAATGGGCGCGGCGGATGCATGGTTTCGCGCGCGGCTGA
- the gspN gene encoding type II secretion system protein N: MKTIFGFLAIAAALLVGLLYVPLATAIDVLQLRKVGFEATQVEGNLWEGRIYEAKLAKINLGDVMTRLSFEDLSKGRLRLNMEGSDEVSRLKGVFSFGWGGLGIDDFNVGLPMMAGPPPIGSVTLIVDGLKAAFPGGECQDGRGEVRAYLSGALPAVGLPSEMSGPALCRDGYLAFDLASPSGREREEVTILAPNKYRVKLFIKPVSPRVEQVIRAKGFVPTEDGYAYEEERTI; this comes from the coding sequence ATGAAGACGATTTTCGGGTTCCTGGCGATCGCGGCCGCGCTGCTGGTCGGACTGCTCTATGTGCCGCTCGCCACGGCGATCGACGTGCTGCAATTGCGCAAGGTCGGGTTCGAGGCGACGCAGGTCGAGGGCAATTTGTGGGAGGGCCGGATCTACGAGGCGAAGCTCGCCAAGATCAATCTCGGCGACGTGATGACCCGCCTGTCCTTCGAGGATCTGAGCAAGGGCCGGCTGCGTCTGAACATGGAGGGCAGCGACGAGGTGTCGCGGCTGAAGGGCGTATTCAGCTTCGGCTGGGGCGGTCTCGGCATCGACGATTTCAACGTCGGCCTGCCGATGATGGCCGGGCCGCCGCCGATCGGCAGCGTCACCCTGATCGTCGACGGGCTGAAGGCGGCCTTTCCGGGCGGCGAGTGCCAGGACGGGCGGGGCGAGGTGCGCGCCTATCTGTCGGGCGCGCTGCCCGCCGTCGGCCTGCCGAGCGAGATGAGCGGCCCGGCGCTGTGCCGCGACGGCTATCTCGCCTTCGATCTGGCCAGCCCGAGCGGGCGCGAGCGCGAGGAGGTGACGATCCTGGCGCCGAACAAATATCGGGTGAAGCTGTTCATCAAGCCGGTGTCGCCGCGCGTCGAGCAGGTCATCCGCGCCAAGGGCTTCGTGCCGACCGAGGACGGCTATGCCTATGAGGAAGAGCGGACGATCTGA
- a CDS encoding alkaline phosphatase D family protein: protein MISRRQLILGSAAGLLAAPAILRAQQLFLAFPFRLGIASGDPSHDGFVIWTRLCPDPFDEHGGMPTGPVEVDWYVYEDEAMKRVAAQGRETAWPELGHSIHVELTGLQPDRPYWYRFVAGRDKTQLGRACTLPLPGAKLNAIRFGVAGCQNYEDGLFTAYDHLSREDVAFVWHYGDYVYEDRPRQVNYERDGSPRVHVRDHVGTDCYTIGDYRRRYAQYKMDPDLQAAHRQHSWFTTFDDHEVVDNWTSSVSPGQRDPALFAFRRAAAMQAYYEHMPLRKSSMPSGSAMQLYRKARIGDLLDAHFLDTRQYRSPLPCKGGFEPVCPDVARKDAQVLGDAQEKWLAQDLKSGTARWNLLAQQVMVMPLDRRTEDTGPHLRNLDSWGGYDAARERLLGTLDGLGNAIVLTGDEHQNFAGVLRRDAGQRKPVAVECVISSISSGGDRWIKPAAADAIRRNNPFLAYSSDRRGYAVCEVRRDLWQTRFRGVDKVTAPGSPIETLATASVERGRPAISLS from the coding sequence ATGATATCGCGTCGCCAGCTCATCCTCGGCTCCGCCGCCGGGCTCCTCGCCGCCCCTGCCATCCTGCGGGCGCAGCAACTCTTCCTCGCCTTCCCCTTCCGCCTGGGCATCGCCTCGGGTGATCCGTCGCATGACGGCTTCGTGATCTGGACGCGGCTCTGCCCCGATCCGTTCGACGAACATGGCGGAATGCCGACCGGTCCGGTCGAGGTCGACTGGTATGTCTATGAAGACGAGGCGATGAAGCGCGTTGCAGCGCAGGGCCGCGAGACCGCCTGGCCCGAACTCGGCCACTCGATCCACGTCGAGCTGACCGGGCTCCAGCCCGACCGGCCCTATTGGTATCGCTTCGTCGCGGGACGCGACAAGACCCAGCTGGGCCGCGCGTGTACCCTGCCCCTGCCGGGCGCGAAGCTCAACGCCATCCGCTTCGGGGTCGCGGGTTGCCAGAATTATGAGGATGGCCTGTTCACCGCCTATGACCATCTGTCGCGCGAGGATGTCGCCTTCGTCTGGCATTATGGCGACTATGTCTACGAGGACCGCCCGCGGCAGGTGAATTATGAGCGCGACGGCAGCCCGCGCGTCCATGTCCGCGACCATGTCGGCACCGACTGCTACACGATCGGCGATTATCGCCGGCGCTATGCCCAGTATAAGATGGACCCCGACCTGCAGGCGGCGCACCGCCAGCACAGCTGGTTCACCACCTTCGACGACCATGAGGTGGTCGACAACTGGACGTCGTCGGTCAGTCCCGGGCAGCGCGATCCGGCGCTGTTCGCCTTCCGCCGTGCGGCCGCGATGCAGGCTTATTATGAGCATATGCCGCTGCGAAAGAGTTCGATGCCGTCGGGCAGCGCGATGCAGCTCTACCGCAAGGCGCGGATCGGCGACCTGCTCGACGCGCATTTCCTCGACACCCGCCAATATCGCTCTCCCCTGCCCTGCAAGGGCGGGTTCGAACCCGTCTGCCCCGATGTGGCGCGCAAGGACGCGCAGGTTCTGGGCGACGCACAGGAAAAGTGGCTCGCACAGGATCTCAAGAGCGGGACGGCGCGGTGGAACCTGCTCGCGCAACAGGTGATGGTCATGCCGCTCGATCGCCGCACCGAGGATACGGGTCCGCATCTGCGCAATCTCGACAGCTGGGGCGGCTATGACGCCGCGCGCGAGCGGTTGCTCGGCACGCTCGACGGGCTCGGCAATGCGATCGTCTTGACCGGGGACGAGCATCAGAACTTCGCCGGCGTCCTTCGTCGCGACGCCGGACAGCGCAAGCCGGTCGCGGTCGAATGCGTGATCAGTTCGATCAGCTCGGGCGGCGATCGCTGGATCAAGCCGGCTGCCGCCGACGCGATCCGCCGCAACAACCCCTTCCTCGCTTATTCGAGCGACCGGCGCGGCTATGCGGTCTGCGAAGTCCGCCGCGATCTGTGGCAGACACGGTTCCGGGGTGTCGACAAGGTCACGGCACCGGGCTCCCCGATCGAGACGCTCGCCACCGCCAGTGTCGAACGCGGCCGGCCGGCGATCAGTCTGTCCTGA
- a CDS encoding site-specific DNA-methyltransferase, whose translation MPSLTWLTRDEDLKRAAAVPYRLLEADPAMSHGDQTAGNMLIQGDNLDALKALLPYYKGRVKCIYIDPPYNTRSDFDHYDDNLEHSQWLAMIYPRLELLHDLLAEEGSIWVSIDDNEGHYLKVVMDEIFGRQNFIIDIAWQKRDGPPNDRTIASIHEHILVWGKSRKQGDSRSRAEELFNLMPRSEKANSQYREYPDPDGIDPRGPFRKIDTTANGKGGRSVSSLIYPITNPFTKEEVYPREGTCWRHNREEMARLQADKRLFWGVKGDARTPMRKLFLSEAKSGMTTSSVWTELAFNQHASRQIELIFGYKASFETPKPEELLQRIIHVASNPGDLVLDSFLGSGTTAAVAHKMGRRWIGVEMGDHAVSHCAPRLVKVIDGEQGGISKSVEWQGGGGFAFYRLGEEVFDEEGRLRPGIKFAALAAHVWFSETGVPYHGAADSPYLGTHGARGFALLYNGILGDRSVTGGNVLTGALLASIRAMAGHDGPLTVYGEASRIGAVRLKAEGVTFKQTPYDVKAR comes from the coding sequence ATGCCGAGTCTGACATGGTTGACGCGCGACGAGGATCTGAAACGCGCGGCGGCGGTGCCCTATCGGTTGTTGGAGGCGGACCCGGCGATGTCGCATGGCGACCAAACTGCCGGAAACATGCTGATCCAGGGCGATAATCTGGATGCACTCAAGGCGCTGCTGCCCTATTATAAAGGCCGGGTGAAATGCATCTATATCGACCCGCCCTATAATACCCGCAGCGACTTCGACCATTATGACGACAATTTGGAGCACAGCCAGTGGCTAGCGATGATCTATCCCCGGCTTGAATTACTGCACGATTTGCTTGCGGAAGAGGGCAGTATCTGGGTGTCGATCGACGATAATGAAGGGCATTATCTCAAGGTCGTGATGGATGAGATATTCGGACGTCAGAACTTCATCATCGACATTGCTTGGCAGAAGCGAGATGGGCCTCCGAATGATCGGACCATCGCGTCGATTCACGAGCATATCCTAGTGTGGGGGAAAAGCAGAAAACAAGGAGACAGCCGATCGCGAGCCGAGGAACTATTCAACCTGATGCCGCGCTCCGAGAAGGCTAACTCCCAGTATCGCGAATATCCCGACCCTGACGGCATCGACCCTCGAGGCCCATTTCGGAAAATCGACACAACCGCTAACGGCAAAGGCGGGCGTTCGGTTTCGAGCCTGATCTATCCGATCACCAACCCATTCACCAAAGAGGAGGTGTACCCTCGAGAGGGTACATGCTGGCGCCACAATCGAGAGGAGATGGCTCGCCTGCAGGCTGATAAGCGGTTGTTCTGGGGTGTGAAAGGTGATGCAAGAACGCCGATGCGCAAGCTGTTTCTGTCCGAAGCCAAAAGTGGGATGACCACATCGTCGGTCTGGACAGAATTGGCATTCAATCAGCACGCAAGCAGACAAATCGAGCTGATCTTTGGTTACAAGGCGTCGTTCGAGACACCAAAGCCAGAGGAATTGCTCCAGCGCATCATTCACGTCGCCAGCAACCCTGGCGACCTGGTGCTGGACAGCTTCCTTGGTTCCGGCACCACGGCAGCCGTCGCGCACAAGATGGGCCGGCGCTGGATCGGCGTCGAGATGGGCGATCACGCCGTCAGCCACTGCGCGCCGCGTCTGGTCAAAGTGATCGACGGCGAACAGGGCGGGATTTCCAAATCCGTCGAATGGCAGGGCGGCGGCGGCTTCGCCTTCTATCGGCTGGGTGAAGAGGTGTTCGATGAAGAGGGCCGCTTGCGCCCCGGCATCAAATTTGCCGCGCTGGCCGCGCATGTGTGGTTTTCGGAAACGGGCGTGCCCTATCACGGCGCGGCGGACAGCCCCTATCTCGGCACCCACGGCGCGCGGGGCTTCGCCCTGCTGTATAACGGCATCCTTGGCGACAGGAGCGTGACCGGCGGCAATGTCCTGACCGGGGCCCTGTTGGCATCGATCCGCGCGATGGCGGGGCATGACGGGCCGCTCACCGTCTATGGCGAGGCCAGCCGCATCGGCGCGGTGCGGTTGAAGGCCGAAGGCGTGACCTTCAAGCAGACCCCCTATGACGTGAAGGCGCGCTGA
- a CDS encoding N-acyl-D-amino-acid deacylase family protein: MQDKYLIKNGTVVDGTGAPAYKADVRVRGQQIVAIAPDLAPEKRERVIDATGCYVTPGFIEAHNHYDAPMWWMPTLDPMPGYGVTTSINGNCGFAAAPVHDDPAVRQEMIDIFSFFEDIPEKPFREMLPWDWKTWSEYKASVVKHVKTPVNFGAFVGHIAIRLAVMGLEAWDRTATPAEIEQMCALLEDALSAGALGLSSNLLDHDKNDRPIPTRKADDAEFDALFAVIARHPGALVQVIVDFFMRLDGLQNSERMSALAKKHGIRMQIGGSVPTLAFQSFAIEGAEALHARNKAEGNDVWPGFHVISPTTIVSFNSSLLFAQSNNYVWSELVQAKGEEAKMALLESPEWRARARESWAQTFPISPIGRAEDIFFMESATGVGPITGTLRDYMDANGIDHPSDALADWLLDNGTDSIIKTADFPNNEEALDKLLTDPQAVGNLCDSGAHGQMFCGVGDNVLFLTRYVRDRKQLTIEQGIEYLSGRIARHFNLADRGTLKVGKKADIVVFDLAEIERRPDEKAWDVPDGEGGTTYRYTRQPAPMRLTMVNGIPTFDRGAFAGHFPGEFIGPEVEALAQAAE, translated from the coding sequence ATGCAAGACAAGTATCTGATCAAAAACGGGACCGTCGTCGACGGCACCGGAGCGCCCGCCTACAAGGCCGATGTGCGCGTGCGCGGGCAGCAGATCGTGGCGATCGCGCCCGATCTCGCCCCGGAGAAGCGTGAGCGCGTGATCGACGCCACCGGCTGCTACGTCACACCGGGCTTCATCGAGGCGCACAACCATTATGACGCGCCGATGTGGTGGATGCCGACGCTCGATCCGATGCCGGGCTATGGCGTCACCACCTCGATCAACGGCAATTGCGGATTCGCGGCGGCGCCGGTGCATGACGATCCGGCGGTGCGGCAGGAGATGATCGACATCTTCTCCTTCTTCGAGGACATCCCCGAAAAGCCGTTCCGCGAAATGCTGCCCTGGGACTGGAAGACGTGGAGCGAATATAAGGCGTCTGTCGTCAAGCATGTGAAGACGCCGGTCAATTTCGGTGCCTTCGTCGGCCATATCGCGATCCGCCTGGCCGTGATGGGCCTCGAAGCCTGGGACCGGACCGCGACCCCGGCCGAGATCGAGCAGATGTGTGCCCTGCTGGAGGACGCGCTGTCCGCCGGCGCGCTTGGCCTGTCGAGCAACCTGCTCGACCATGACAAGAACGACCGACCCATCCCGACGCGCAAGGCCGACGATGCCGAGTTCGACGCGCTGTTCGCCGTCATCGCCCGCCATCCGGGCGCGCTGGTCCAGGTCATCGTCGACTTCTTCATGCGCCTCGACGGCCTGCAGAATTCGGAGCGGATGAGCGCGCTGGCCAAGAAGCACGGTATCCGCATGCAGATCGGCGGCAGCGTGCCGACGCTCGCCTTCCAGTCCTTCGCGATCGAGGGGGCCGAGGCGCTTCACGCGCGCAACAAGGCCGAGGGCAATGACGTGTGGCCGGGCTTCCACGTGATCTCGCCGACCACGATCGTCAGCTTCAATTCCTCGCTGCTGTTCGCCCAGTCGAACAATTATGTGTGGAGCGAGCTCGTCCAGGCCAAGGGCGAAGAAGCGAAGATGGCGCTGCTCGAAAGCCCCGAATGGCGGGCGCGGGCGCGCGAATCCTGGGCGCAGACCTTCCCGATCTCGCCGATCGGCCGGGCCGAGGACATCTTCTTCATGGAGAGCGCGACCGGCGTCGGCCCGATCACCGGCACGCTGCGCGACTATATGGACGCCAACGGCATCGACCACCCGTCGGACGCGCTGGCCGACTGGCTGCTCGACAACGGCACCGACTCGATCATCAAGACCGCCGACTTCCCCAACAATGAGGAAGCCCTCGACAAGCTGCTGACCGACCCGCAGGCGGTGGGCAATCTGTGCGATTCCGGCGCGCATGGGCAGATGTTCTGCGGCGTGGGCGACAATGTCCTGTTCCTCACCCGCTATGTCCGCGACCGCAAGCAGCTGACGATCGAGCAGGGGATCGAATATCTGAGCGGCCGCATCGCCCGCCACTTCAACCTCGCCGATCGCGGCACGCTGAAGGTGGGCAAGAAAGCCGACATCGTCGTGTTCGACCTCGCCGAGATCGAGCGCCGGCCCGACGAAAAGGCGTGGGATGTGCCCGACGGGGAGGGCGGCACCACCTACCGCTACACCCGCCAGCCCGCACCGATGCGCCTGACGATGGTGAACGGCATCCCCACCTTCGACCGCGGCGCCTTCGCCGGCCACTTCCCGGGCGAGTTCATCGGCCCCGAGGTCGAGGCACTGGCGCAAGCGGCGGAATGA